From one Aggregicoccus sp. 17bor-14 genomic stretch:
- a CDS encoding OprO/OprP family phosphate-selective porin yields MDTHFHPGLLLAAALWLAPGAARGQEQAAPPAPAAEPATEPAPAEGTSLDSTLEAGESEFQEPKRRLVKFNEYEGPYIGIRVGGGFLFEGAAYSQDAASRGQFPLAADTKVRDARVMLKVRFPKLKRLTFSTGIMYDGVTDEWLFRETGFMIAVPELWGHLFIGRTKEGFSLNKVMVGYAGWTMERATISDATIPILADGIKWLGYLPKRGFLWNLGVYTDLVSKGQSFSTYQNQAVARLMWLPIASEKKGTLLHLGVSLRYGKPLDNTLRLRSRPEANPAPYFVDTENFTSPNTRMVGVEAYYRPGRWLFGTEYFVQKASSHPNGNPLFHGGDVVVSWLVTGETRSYNTRGGFFNAVSPNKTVFEGGPGAWEAVARFSYIDLDDQGIHGGKFWRVTPMLNWHMSDNVRLEFAYGYGILDRFSAKGETLFFQSRLQLSL; encoded by the coding sequence ATGGACACGCACTTCCACCCGGGGTTGCTGCTCGCGGCTGCGCTGTGGCTCGCGCCGGGCGCGGCGCGCGGCCAGGAGCAGGCGGCCCCGCCCGCTCCCGCGGCCGAGCCCGCGACGGAGCCCGCCCCGGCAGAGGGCACGTCGCTCGACAGCACCCTCGAGGCGGGCGAGTCCGAGTTCCAGGAGCCCAAGCGCCGCCTGGTGAAGTTCAACGAGTACGAGGGGCCCTACATCGGGATCCGCGTGGGCGGCGGCTTCCTCTTCGAGGGCGCGGCCTACTCGCAGGACGCGGCGAGCCGCGGCCAGTTCCCGCTCGCGGCGGACACCAAGGTGCGCGACGCGCGCGTGATGCTGAAGGTGCGCTTCCCCAAGCTCAAGCGGCTCACCTTCAGCACCGGCATCATGTACGACGGCGTCACCGACGAGTGGCTGTTCCGCGAGACGGGCTTCATGATCGCCGTCCCGGAGCTGTGGGGGCACCTCTTCATCGGGCGCACGAAGGAGGGCTTCTCGCTCAACAAGGTGATGGTGGGCTACGCGGGCTGGACGATGGAGCGCGCCACCATCAGCGACGCGACCATCCCCATCCTCGCGGACGGCATCAAGTGGCTGGGCTACCTGCCCAAGCGCGGCTTCCTCTGGAACCTCGGCGTGTACACGGACCTGGTGTCCAAGGGGCAGAGCTTCTCCACCTACCAGAACCAGGCCGTGGCCCGCCTGATGTGGCTGCCCATCGCCTCGGAGAAGAAGGGCACGCTGCTGCACCTGGGGGTGAGCCTGCGCTACGGCAAGCCGCTGGACAACACGCTGCGGCTGCGCTCGCGCCCCGAGGCGAACCCCGCCCCCTACTTCGTCGACACCGAGAACTTCACCAGCCCCAACACCCGCATGGTGGGCGTGGAGGCGTACTACCGGCCCGGGCGCTGGCTCTTCGGGACGGAGTACTTCGTGCAGAAGGCGAGCTCCCATCCGAACGGCAATCCGCTCTTCCACGGAGGGGACGTGGTGGTGAGCTGGCTCGTCACGGGCGAGACGCGCTCGTACAACACGCGCGGCGGCTTCTTCAACGCGGTGTCCCCGAACAAGACGGTGTTCGAGGGAGGCCCCGGAGCGTGGGAGGCGGTGGCGCGCTTCTCGTACATCGACCTGGACGACCAGGGCATCCACGGCGGGAAGTTCTGGCGCGTGACGCCGATGCTGAACTGGCACATGTCCGACAACGTCCGGCTCGAGTTCGCGTACGGCTACGGCATCCTGGACCGCTTCAGCGCGAAGGGCGAGACGCTGTTCTTCCAGAGCCGCCTCCAGCTGAGCCTGTAG
- a CDS encoding DUF3300 domain-containing protein has translation MSRDRSPYQRLGVYALTVALAAPGGCADQQKPPPPKTQQPAAQKPSGQQPAAQQQPAQQQPAQQQPTTAQAAPPPQQQPTPAATNGTSPAQPVTNQPGQPAQTQTVQNVPPQGAQGQQPAQGQKTFSQKDLDELLAPIALYPDTLLAQVLMASTYPLEVVEAARWRKANPKLKDKALEDALQKQPWDPSVKSIVAVPQALEMMDQKLDWTQKLGDAFLAQQAEVMATVQKLRAKAEEAGTLKTTEQQKVKTETQEDKTVIVIEQSDPQVVYVPTYNPAVVYGTWWYPAPPPYYYYPVGYAVGVGLAFTTAAFVGAAMWGGVAWGRGSVNVNVNRYNSFNRTSINNSNWNHNVNHRGGVAYRDQGTAQRYNRGSNTQASRSREQFRGRAQSGDFSGAGSRSGNYGGAGSRSGSYGGSGSVGSGSRSGSGSAGSRSGSYGGSGSGGSRSSGSYSGSGSRSGSFSGGGFSGAGGGGSSTRAASSRGSFSRGGGGGRGGGRR, from the coding sequence ATGAGCCGCGATCGATCGCCGTACCAACGCCTGGGCGTCTACGCGCTCACCGTCGCGCTGGCCGCACCCGGCGGCTGCGCCGACCAGCAGAAGCCTCCGCCGCCCAAGACCCAGCAGCCAGCGGCTCAGAAGCCCTCGGGCCAGCAGCCCGCGGCCCAGCAGCAGCCGGCGCAGCAGCAGCCGGCGCAGCAACAACCGACGACCGCGCAGGCTGCGCCGCCGCCGCAGCAGCAGCCCACGCCCGCGGCGACCAATGGCACCTCGCCGGCGCAGCCGGTGACGAACCAGCCCGGCCAGCCCGCACAGACGCAGACCGTGCAGAACGTGCCGCCCCAGGGCGCGCAGGGGCAGCAGCCCGCGCAGGGCCAGAAGACCTTCAGCCAGAAGGACCTCGACGAGCTGCTCGCGCCCATCGCGCTCTACCCGGACACGCTGCTCGCGCAGGTGCTGATGGCCTCCACCTACCCGCTGGAGGTGGTGGAGGCGGCGCGCTGGCGCAAGGCGAACCCGAAGCTCAAGGACAAGGCTTTGGAAGACGCGCTGCAGAAGCAGCCCTGGGACCCGAGCGTGAAGTCGATCGTCGCGGTGCCGCAGGCCCTCGAGATGATGGACCAGAAGCTCGACTGGACGCAGAAGCTCGGCGACGCCTTCCTCGCGCAGCAGGCCGAGGTGATGGCCACGGTGCAGAAGCTGCGCGCGAAGGCGGAGGAGGCCGGGACGCTCAAGACGACCGAGCAGCAGAAGGTGAAGACGGAGACCCAGGAGGACAAGACCGTCATCGTGATCGAGCAGTCGGACCCGCAGGTGGTCTACGTGCCGACCTACAACCCGGCCGTCGTCTACGGCACCTGGTGGTACCCCGCCCCGCCGCCCTACTACTACTACCCGGTGGGCTACGCGGTGGGCGTGGGGCTCGCGTTCACCACCGCCGCCTTCGTGGGCGCCGCGATGTGGGGCGGCGTGGCGTGGGGCCGCGGCAGCGTCAACGTGAACGTGAACCGCTACAACAGCTTCAACCGCACCAGCATCAACAACAGCAACTGGAACCACAACGTGAACCACCGCGGTGGCGTGGCCTACCGCGACCAGGGCACGGCGCAGCGCTACAACCGCGGCAGCAACACGCAGGCCAGCCGGTCGAGAGAGCAGTTCCGCGGGCGGGCGCAGTCCGGGGACTTCTCGGGGGCGGGCTCGCGCTCGGGCAACTACGGCGGCGCAGGCTCGCGCTCGGGTAGCTACGGCGGCAGCGGCTCGGTGGGCAGCGGTAGCCGCAGCGGCAGCGGCTCGGCCGGCAGCCGCAGCGGGAGCTACGGCGGCAGCGGCTCCGGGGGAAGCCGCAGCAGCGGGAGCTACAGCGGCAGTGGGAGCCGCAGCGGCAGCTTCAGCGGGGGCGGCTTCTCCGGCGCCGGAGGCGGAGGCTCCTCGACACGCGCCGCGAGCTCGCGCGGCAGCTTCAGTCGTGGTGGTGGCGGCGGGCGCGGGGGAGGCCGGCGATGA
- a CDS encoding aspartate:alanine exchanger family transporter, protein MPAQTVPHPPSERALRAAASLALALGVLLLLRGVAQGLPGIAETRGFLGPVFLFLNSQPFVLLFLTVAAGYALGKVPLGASKLGATAATLVVGLTASVWASLRGVDFRVPEFASTLMFNLFMFSVGMKVGPQFLSGLRRAARAFITLGLAVPLLSVGLMLAVKALFHLAPGLMPGIFAGANTATPGIGAAKDVYLARYGADSPALANLSTAFAFGYCVSLVLFVVMMKLLPRAFGRDAVSESAAYQRELEQAGTRPLPSTAEALTPSDPGVEVRVYQLQEEGLAGRALGELREHFPHVAVERVRRGGRVLEPSDSLWLERGDTVVLSGPPAAMLRAGQRVGPEVVDAALSAVGVQTVEVVASGARAIGRTVGELLRAGGHGFTVNAVFRAGAEIPFGPDTVVQRGDVFRLTGSALRVRELQRLVDGRVVRPSVSTDIVTLAVGLAVGALLGSLPIPLFGLSLKLGAAVGLLMTGIAISLLRTRNPTLGGPFPEPARQLLEDLGLNVFVAVTALNVGAGVVSAVGAGALTPILVGTVVVGLVPPVLGWVLGQSLFRLNAGLLTGAIAGARCSSASLSTAQELTQSSVPALSYPVTFALSNVLVTLACYLMASLD, encoded by the coding sequence ATGCCCGCGCAGACCGTGCCGCACCCACCCAGTGAGCGCGCGCTGCGGGCCGCGGCGTCCCTGGCGCTCGCGCTGGGCGTGCTGCTGCTGCTGCGCGGGGTGGCCCAGGGCCTGCCGGGCATCGCCGAGACCCGGGGCTTCCTCGGGCCGGTGTTCCTCTTCCTCAACTCGCAGCCCTTCGTGCTGCTCTTCCTGACGGTCGCCGCCGGGTACGCGCTGGGCAAGGTGCCGCTGGGCGCCTCGAAGCTGGGAGCCACCGCGGCCACCCTGGTGGTGGGGCTGACCGCGAGCGTGTGGGCGAGCCTGCGCGGCGTGGACTTCCGCGTGCCGGAGTTCGCCAGCACGCTGATGTTCAACCTCTTCATGTTCTCGGTGGGGATGAAGGTGGGGCCGCAGTTCCTCAGCGGCCTGCGCCGCGCGGCGCGCGCCTTCATCACCCTGGGCCTCGCGGTGCCGCTGCTCTCGGTGGGGCTGATGCTGGCGGTGAAGGCGCTCTTCCACCTCGCGCCCGGGCTGATGCCCGGCATCTTCGCGGGCGCGAACACCGCCACGCCGGGCATCGGCGCGGCGAAGGACGTGTACCTGGCGCGCTACGGCGCGGACTCGCCCGCGCTCGCCAACCTCTCCACCGCCTTCGCCTTCGGGTACTGCGTGAGCCTGGTGCTCTTCGTGGTGATGATGAAGCTGCTGCCGCGCGCCTTCGGCAGGGACGCGGTGAGCGAGTCCGCGGCCTACCAGCGCGAGCTCGAGCAGGCCGGCACGCGCCCGCTGCCGAGCACCGCCGAGGCGCTCACGCCCAGCGACCCCGGGGTGGAGGTGCGCGTCTACCAGCTGCAGGAGGAGGGGCTCGCGGGGCGCGCGCTCGGCGAGCTGCGCGAGCACTTCCCGCACGTGGCGGTGGAGCGCGTGCGACGCGGGGGCCGGGTGCTCGAGCCCTCCGACTCGCTGTGGCTCGAGCGGGGCGACACGGTGGTGCTGAGCGGCCCTCCCGCGGCGATGCTGCGCGCGGGGCAGCGGGTGGGCCCCGAGGTGGTGGACGCCGCGCTCAGCGCGGTGGGCGTGCAGACGGTGGAGGTAGTGGCCTCGGGGGCGCGGGCCATCGGCAGGACGGTGGGAGAGCTGCTGCGCGCGGGCGGGCACGGCTTCACCGTCAACGCCGTGTTCCGGGCGGGCGCGGAGATCCCCTTCGGCCCGGACACCGTGGTGCAGCGCGGGGACGTGTTCCGCCTCACCGGCAGCGCGCTGCGCGTGCGCGAGCTGCAGCGCCTGGTGGACGGCCGCGTGGTGCGCCCCAGCGTCTCCACGGACATCGTCACGCTCGCGGTGGGGCTCGCAGTGGGCGCGCTGCTGGGCAGCCTGCCCATTCCCCTCTTCGGGCTGAGCCTGAAGCTCGGCGCGGCGGTGGGGCTGCTGATGACGGGCATCGCCATCTCGCTGCTGCGCACGCGCAACCCCACGCTGGGCGGACCCTTCCCCGAGCCCGCGCGCCAGCTGCTCGAGGACCTGGGGCTCAACGTGTTCGTCGCCGTCACCGCGCTCAACGTGGGCGCAGGCGTGGTCTCGGCGGTGGGGGCGGGCGCGCTCACCCCCATCCTGGTGGGGACGGTGGTGGTAGGCCTCGTGCCACCGGTGCTCGGGTGGGTGCTGGGCCAGTCCCTCTTCAGGCTGAACGCGGGGCTGCTCACCGGCGCCATCGCCGGCGCGCGCTGCAGCAGCGCGAGCCTGAGCACCGCCCAGGAGCTCACGCAGAGCTCCGTGCCTGCGCTCTCGTACCCGGTCACCTTCGCGCTCAGCAACGTGCTGGTGACGCTCGCCTGCTACCTGATGGCGAGCCTCGACTGA
- a CDS encoding bifunctional aspartate transaminase/aspartate 4-decarboxylase, giving the protein MQTSLPPSSQTSTQSLKQRLPQAVTAVGLLSPFELKDELIDIADEAARTRAAVMLNAGRGNPNWIATVPREAFFLLGAFALQEARRVRDEPEVGLAGMPRSPGIAGRLRAYLEAHAADPGGVLLRRTVTYGVEELGFDADSFVWELVDAIIGDNYPVPDRMLVHAEQVVRAFLAKTMCAGRPPPGRLQLFAVEGGTAAMTYLFHSFLTNRLLEPGDTIALGTPVFTPYLEIPHLDECRFQVVNVEASELDAGGRHTWQYPDAELDKLADPRIKAFFLVNPSNPGSVAMRQSGLQRLVELVRTRRPDLLIVTDDVYGTFVEGFRSLAAELPHNTLLVYSFSKHFGCTGWRLGVIGMNEDHLADALIARLPAHEREVVNHRYQSITTEPEKLRFIDRLVADSRFVALNHTAGLSLPQQVMMTLFSAFALLDEEDAYQKRCRQICEERLRGLFEGLGVELTPDALRTAYYQTLDLEAYCRKVIGEDFVDYVRENHDPLDIVFALARLFGTVLLNGGGFHGPPWSARISLANLDDAAYPQIGRHLQELVGSAVEKWKQETQQVH; this is encoded by the coding sequence ATGCAGACGTCCTTGCCACCCTCGTCCCAGACCTCGACGCAGAGCCTGAAGCAGCGCCTCCCCCAGGCGGTGACGGCGGTGGGGCTGCTCAGCCCCTTCGAGCTGAAGGACGAGCTGATCGACATCGCGGACGAGGCGGCCCGCACGCGCGCCGCCGTGATGCTCAACGCCGGGCGCGGCAACCCCAACTGGATCGCCACCGTGCCGCGCGAGGCCTTCTTCCTGCTCGGCGCCTTCGCGCTGCAGGAGGCCCGCCGCGTGCGGGACGAGCCCGAGGTGGGGCTCGCGGGGATGCCCCGCTCCCCGGGCATCGCCGGGAGGCTGCGCGCCTACCTCGAGGCGCACGCCGCGGACCCGGGGGGCGTGCTGCTGCGCCGCACGGTGACCTACGGCGTCGAGGAGCTGGGCTTCGACGCGGACAGCTTCGTCTGGGAGCTGGTGGACGCGATCATCGGGGACAACTACCCGGTGCCGGACCGGATGCTGGTGCACGCCGAGCAGGTGGTGCGCGCCTTCCTCGCCAAGACGATGTGTGCCGGGCGCCCGCCGCCGGGCCGGCTGCAGCTCTTCGCGGTGGAGGGCGGCACGGCGGCGATGACCTACCTCTTCCACTCCTTCCTCACCAACCGGCTGCTCGAGCCCGGGGACACCATCGCGCTGGGCACGCCCGTGTTCACGCCCTACCTGGAGATCCCGCACCTGGACGAGTGCCGCTTCCAGGTGGTGAACGTGGAGGCGAGCGAGCTGGACGCGGGCGGCCGGCACACCTGGCAGTACCCGGACGCGGAGCTCGACAAGCTCGCGGACCCGCGCATCAAGGCCTTCTTCCTCGTGAACCCCTCCAACCCGGGGTCGGTGGCGATGCGGCAGAGCGGCCTGCAGCGGCTCGTGGAGCTGGTGCGCACGCGCCGGCCGGACCTGCTCATCGTGACGGACGACGTGTACGGCACCTTCGTGGAGGGCTTCCGCTCGCTCGCGGCGGAGCTGCCCCACAACACGCTGCTGGTCTACTCGTTCTCCAAGCACTTCGGCTGCACGGGCTGGCGGCTGGGCGTCATCGGGATGAACGAGGACCACCTCGCGGACGCCCTCATCGCGCGGCTGCCGGCCCACGAACGCGAGGTGGTGAACCACCGCTACCAGTCCATCACCACCGAGCCCGAGAAGCTGCGCTTCATCGACCGGCTGGTGGCCGACAGCCGCTTCGTCGCCCTCAACCACACCGCCGGCCTCTCCCTGCCGCAGCAGGTGATGATGACCCTGTTCTCCGCCTTCGCGCTGCTGGACGAGGAGGACGCGTACCAGAAGCGCTGCCGGCAGATCTGCGAGGAGCGGCTGCGCGGACTCTTCGAGGGCCTCGGCGTGGAGCTCACCCCGGATGCGCTGCGCACGGCCTACTACCAGACCCTGGATCTGGAGGCCTACTGCCGCAAGGTCATCGGGGAGGACTTCGTGGACTACGTGCGCGAGAACCACGACCCGCTGGACATCGTGTTCGCGCTGGCGCGGCTCTTCGGCACCGTGCTGCTCAACGGCGGCGGCTTCCACGGGCCGCCGTGGTCCGCACGCATCTCGCTCGCCAACCTGGATGACGCCGCCTACCCGCAGATCGGCCGTCACCTCCAGGAGCTGGTGGGCAGCGCCGTGGAGAAGTGGAAGCAGGAAACCCAGCAGGTGCACTGA
- a CDS encoding aromatic acid exporter family protein has protein sequence MLRSLNLVALQLSVRASSAAALGIAVSHLLRLEIPMHAVLTAVLVTDLDPRRTQAVGLPRLVGTVIGAGLGALLCALLPPGTLRVGLGILLAMLLTFALHLKGSAKVAGYVCGIVLLNFGHNPWWYATHRLAETMVGVVMAVLVSFVPKLLRARRERRPFTGEKAPSGRGA, from the coding sequence ATGCTCCGCTCGCTCAACCTCGTCGCGCTCCAGCTCTCGGTGCGCGCGTCGAGCGCGGCGGCGCTGGGCATCGCGGTCTCCCACCTGCTGCGGCTGGAGATCCCGATGCATGCGGTGCTCACCGCGGTGCTGGTGACGGATCTCGACCCGCGCAGGACGCAGGCGGTGGGGCTGCCGCGCCTGGTGGGGACGGTCATCGGAGCGGGGCTGGGGGCCTTGCTCTGCGCCCTGCTGCCGCCCGGCACGCTCCGCGTGGGCCTCGGCATCCTGCTCGCCATGCTCCTCACCTTCGCGCTGCACCTGAAGGGCTCGGCGAAGGTGGCCGGCTACGTCTGCGGCATCGTGCTGCTCAACTTCGGCCACAACCCGTGGTGGTACGCGACTCACCGGCTCGCCGAGACGATGGTGGGCGTGGTGATGGCCGTCCTGGTGAGCTTCGTGCCCAAGCTGCTCAGGGCGCGGCGGGAGCGGCGGCCGTTCACCGGTGAGAAGGCTCCGTCGGGAAGAGGAGCGTGA
- a CDS encoding DUF2950 domain-containing protein, whose amino-acid sequence MKRASHFFSTALAAALGLMAPHAGRAQAPKAATQASSTARTFATPDEAADAFVTALRAKDREGFLDVLGQEAATWLFSGDPVADAGDRERFLAAYDEKHALQRREGERAVLVVGNDDWPFPAPIVKGSAGWHFDAAAGREELLNRRIGGNELDTIQTLLAIVDAQREYAAQDADRDGFADYAQRFRSTPGKKDGLYWETSPGEPDSPLGVLAARASLEGYSEQLRSPEQEAYHGYDFRILTAQGKHADGGAYDYMVRGKLLGGFAVVAAPARYGVSGVMTFLVNHEGVVFQKDLGPKTAELVEQMRAFDPDASWKRVQ is encoded by the coding sequence ATGAAGCGCGCTTCTCACTTCTTCAGCACCGCGCTCGCCGCCGCCCTCGGGCTCATGGCGCCGCACGCGGGCCGGGCGCAGGCGCCCAAGGCGGCCACGCAGGCCTCCTCGACCGCGCGCACCTTCGCGACGCCCGACGAGGCCGCGGACGCCTTCGTCACCGCGCTGCGGGCGAAGGACCGCGAGGGCTTCCTGGACGTCCTGGGCCAGGAGGCCGCCACGTGGCTGTTCTCCGGTGACCCGGTGGCGGACGCGGGCGACCGGGAGCGCTTCCTCGCCGCGTACGACGAGAAGCACGCGCTGCAGCGGCGCGAGGGCGAGCGCGCGGTGCTGGTGGTGGGCAACGACGACTGGCCCTTCCCCGCGCCCATCGTGAAGGGCAGCGCGGGCTGGCACTTCGACGCGGCGGCGGGGCGCGAGGAGCTGCTCAACCGCCGCATCGGCGGCAACGAGCTGGACACCATCCAGACGCTGCTCGCCATCGTGGACGCGCAGCGCGAGTACGCCGCCCAGGACGCGGACCGCGACGGCTTCGCGGACTACGCGCAGCGCTTCCGCTCGACGCCGGGCAAGAAGGACGGGCTGTACTGGGAGACGAGCCCCGGGGAGCCGGACAGCCCGCTCGGCGTGCTCGCCGCGCGCGCCTCGCTCGAGGGCTACAGCGAGCAGCTGCGCAGCCCCGAGCAGGAGGCCTACCACGGCTACGACTTCCGCATCCTCACCGCCCAGGGCAAGCACGCGGACGGCGGCGCCTACGACTACATGGTGCGCGGCAAGCTGCTGGGCGGCTTCGCGGTGGTGGCCGCGCCCGCCCGCTACGGCGTCTCCGGGGTGATGACCTTCCTCGTCAACCACGAGGGCGTGGTCTTCCAGAAGGACCTGGGACCGAAGACCGCCGAGCTCGTGGAGCAGATGCGCGCCTTCGACCCCGATGCGAGCTGGAAGCGGGTGCAGTGA
- a CDS encoding aspartate ammonia-lyase, producing MSLEHVSSVGPPARRRLSRLVGAGALALLLALPAAAQPAARPAAPPQPSRVSPVRPGNTTGPARTEHDLLGEMSIPGDAYYGVQTARALDNFPISGVLINHYPEFVNAWAIVKLAAARANTEVGAMKQPKLAMIEKACNAVLQGKYHDQFLVDWYQGGAGTSTNMNANEVLANVGLELGGHKKGEYQFLDSHDDLNQSQSTNDSYPTAIKVALILRNAKLVAELQQLSQSFRKKGDAYLEIVKMGRTELQDAVPMTVGQEFHAFASSLDGEIKQLQEAEKALYTVNMGATAIGTGLNAPKGYAEACARELAKLTKKPIVPATDMLAATWDQQGFVTYSSALKSTAIKLSKISGDLILLASGPRAGLAEINLPALQPGSSIMPGKVNPVIPELVNLVAFRVMGNDAAVGYAAHTGQLQLNAYEPVEGLVSMESQDLLFNTSKVFRTKCVDGITVNEKVLEHYMETTVGIVTALNPVLGYEKATELAAEAYKTNKGILQLVREKKLLTEKQISELLDPVKLTGLDRSKYRGTGGSGTP from the coding sequence ATGAGCCTCGAACACGTGTCATCCGTCGGGCCGCCGGCCCGCCGGCGGCTGTCCCGCCTCGTGGGAGCGGGCGCGCTGGCGCTGCTGCTCGCGCTTCCCGCGGCCGCGCAGCCCGCGGCCCGGCCCGCCGCGCCGCCCCAGCCCTCGCGCGTGTCGCCTGTGCGCCCCGGCAACACCACGGGACCTGCGCGCACGGAGCACGACCTGCTCGGTGAGATGAGCATCCCCGGGGACGCGTACTACGGCGTGCAGACGGCGCGCGCGCTCGACAACTTCCCCATCTCCGGCGTGCTCATCAACCACTACCCGGAGTTCGTGAACGCCTGGGCCATCGTGAAGCTGGCCGCAGCGCGCGCGAACACCGAGGTGGGCGCGATGAAGCAGCCCAAGCTCGCGATGATCGAGAAGGCCTGCAACGCGGTGCTGCAGGGCAAGTACCACGACCAGTTCCTCGTGGACTGGTACCAGGGCGGCGCCGGCACCTCCACGAACATGAACGCGAACGAGGTGCTCGCCAACGTGGGGCTCGAGCTGGGCGGCCACAAGAAGGGCGAGTACCAGTTCCTCGACTCGCACGACGACCTGAACCAGTCGCAGTCCACCAACGACTCCTACCCCACGGCGATCAAGGTCGCGCTCATCCTGCGCAACGCCAAGCTCGTCGCCGAGCTGCAGCAGCTCTCGCAGTCCTTCCGCAAGAAGGGGGACGCGTACCTGGAGATCGTGAAGATGGGCCGCACCGAGCTGCAGGACGCGGTGCCCATGACGGTGGGGCAGGAGTTCCACGCCTTCGCCTCCTCGCTGGACGGGGAGATCAAGCAGCTGCAGGAGGCGGAGAAGGCCCTCTACACGGTGAACATGGGCGCCACCGCCATCGGCACCGGGCTCAACGCGCCCAAGGGCTACGCCGAGGCGTGCGCGCGCGAGCTCGCCAAGCTCACGAAGAAGCCCATCGTGCCGGCCACGGACATGCTCGCGGCGACGTGGGACCAGCAGGGCTTCGTCACCTACTCGAGCGCGCTCAAGAGCACGGCGATCAAGCTCTCGAAGATCTCGGGTGACCTCATCCTGCTCGCCTCCGGCCCGCGCGCGGGGCTCGCGGAGATCAACCTGCCGGCGCTGCAGCCCGGCTCCTCCATCATGCCGGGCAAGGTGAACCCGGTGATCCCCGAGCTGGTGAACCTGGTGGCCTTCCGGGTGATGGGCAACGACGCCGCGGTGGGCTACGCGGCGCACACCGGGCAGCTGCAGCTCAACGCCTACGAGCCGGTGGAGGGCCTGGTCTCGATGGAGTCGCAGGACCTGCTCTTCAACACCTCGAAGGTGTTCCGCACCAAGTGCGTGGACGGCATCACGGTGAACGAGAAGGTGCTCGAGCACTACATGGAGACCACCGTGGGCATCGTGACGGCGCTCAACCCGGTGCTCGGCTACGAGAAGGCCACCGAGCTCGCTGCGGAGGCCTACAAGACGAACAAGGGCATCCTGCAGCTCGTGCGCGAGAAGAAGCTGCTCACCGAGAAGCAGATCTCCGAGCTCCTGGATCCGGTGAAGCTGACCGGCCTGGATCGCAGCAAGTACCGGGGCACGGGCGGCAGCGGTACCCCTTAG
- a CDS encoding bile acid:sodium symporter produces the protein MLRSLIAFASENLVFAVMFFVGLQSRPEDLRDVGRRPALYLRALGVLLLAVPLLALALVSLARLPAETSLALLLLAVCPGVAHLTTTAQKEGGSLVTALNVLLLSSLLTPLTLGLWLASIGPAYGLALALPAREVFATTVPAVLGPLALGMLLHAALPGAVPVLTRFAQRIVSVALWLVILLALARSGAFLLHVSPRTLLAFLAFVSGAALLGHAAGGPRREDRIAVAIAAVYGNPALALAIAQAHFPDSRARSVVDLYVLLRLLAVRPYKRWARAGARSDVEQRLPPPRPLGGARRAHA, from the coding sequence ATGCTGCGGAGTCTCATCGCCTTCGCTTCGGAAAATCTCGTCTTCGCGGTGATGTTCTTCGTGGGGCTGCAGAGCCGGCCCGAGGACCTGCGGGACGTGGGGCGGCGCCCCGCGCTCTACCTGCGCGCACTGGGCGTGCTCTTGCTGGCCGTGCCGCTGCTCGCGCTGGCGCTGGTGAGCCTCGCTCGCCTCCCGGCCGAGACCTCGCTCGCCCTGCTGCTGCTCGCGGTATGCCCGGGCGTGGCCCACCTCACCACCACCGCGCAGAAGGAGGGGGGCAGCCTGGTCACGGCGCTCAACGTGCTGCTGCTCTCATCCCTGCTCACGCCCCTCACGCTGGGCCTGTGGCTCGCGTCCATCGGCCCTGCCTATGGCCTCGCGCTCGCGCTGCCCGCCCGCGAGGTGTTCGCGACGACGGTGCCCGCCGTGCTCGGGCCGCTCGCCCTCGGGATGCTCCTGCATGCGGCGCTGCCCGGCGCGGTGCCGGTGCTCACCCGCTTCGCCCAGCGCATCGTCTCGGTGGCGCTGTGGCTCGTCATCCTGCTCGCGCTCGCGAGGTCCGGCGCCTTCCTGCTGCACGTCTCACCCCGCACGCTGCTCGCCTTCCTCGCATTCGTCTCGGGCGCGGCGCTGCTCGGCCACGCGGCGGGTGGCCCGCGGCGCGAGGACCGCATCGCGGTGGCCATCGCCGCGGTGTACGGCAACCCGGCGCTCGCGCTCGCCATCGCCCAGGCCCACTTCCCGGACTCGCGCGCCCGCTCCGTCGTCGATCTCTACGTCCTGCTCCGCCTGCTCGCAGTGAGGCCCTACAAGCGCTGGGCGAGGGCCGGCGCGCGCAGCGACGTGGAGCAGAGGCTGCCCCCGCCCCGTCCCCTGGGTGGAGCGCGGAGGGCCCATGCGTGA